From the Methanoculleus caldifontis genome, the window CGCCGGCCCCGCATCTGCATCACGACGAGCGTGATGTTGCTCTCCTCGACCCTGACCACCTCGCCGCGGCGGGGGATATGCCCCAGCCGGTCGATGACGAGGCCGCCGATGCTCTCGTAGGCGTCCGTCACCGGGAGGTTGAGGTGCAGGTCCTCGTTGATGTGCTCGACCCACGTCCGTGCATCGACAAGGTAGACGCCCTCCTCGATCTGCTGCACCTCGGGCTCCTCCTCGTCGAACTCGTCCATGATCTCGCCGACGAGCTCTTCGAGCATATCCTCGACCGTCACGATCCCGGCAAACGACCCGTACTCGTCGAGGACGACGGCCATGTGCTGCTTCTTTAACTGGAGCTCCTTTAAGAGCTCGTCGATCTTCTTGCTCTCGGGAACGAAGTAGGGTTCGTACATCCGGTCGCGGATCGTCGCGCTCGTCTGCTGGCGGAATACGGCAGCGAAGACGTCTTTTACGTTCAGAAGTCCGAGGATGTTGTCGATCCGCTCGTGGTAGACCGGGATCCGGGAGAACCCGGTCTCGTTGAAGAGGGAGAGCGCGTGCTCGAGCGTGCTCGTGTCCTCGATCATGACGACGTCGACCCGCGGCGTCATCACCTCGCGGACCGTCGTGTCCCCAAAGCGCAGGACGGAGTAGAGCATATCCCGCTCCTCCTCCTCGATCGTCCCCTCCTCCTCGCCGACGTCGATCCACTCCTTGATCTCTTCCTCGGTGACGACCGGTTCGGCCACGCCGGGCCTGAAGGCAAACTGCCCCTTGATCCGGTCCGCGACCCAGAGCACCGGATAGAGCACCTTCGAGAGGAGAAGGATGGGCCCGGCGACCCGGAGCGCGAGTTCTTCGGTGTGCCGGGAGGCATACATCTTGGGCCCGATCTCGCCGATGATCAGCATCAGGATGACCGTGACACCTGTCGCTATCCCGATACCGACGTCGCCGTAGATGCCTATGGCGATCGCGGTCGCGAGCGAGGCGGCGGCCACGTTGACGATATTGTTCCCGACGAGGATGGTGATCAGGAGAGAATCCGTCGATCGTTTCAGTCTCTCGAGCGCTTCCGCTCCTTTCCGGCCCTGACATAAGAGTGCGTGGACTTTCGCCCGGGTTATCGAGACGAGGGCGACTTCGGAACTTGAGAAGAAGCCCGACAGGAGCAGGCAGATAAGAAATAGTACGATCTCTATAGTTACAATGTCTACGATTACCATTTATTCCACGCCGCGTTCAGCGGCTGTATATTGCGTCGTCGAAAGGTTGGGTTATATCAATTATGTTGCAGGCAGAGATTATAAACCCAGCGCATCAGGGAAATATCCGTCCGAGCGCCTCCTGTTCCCGCGCGAGCAGCACAACCTTCTCTTCGGACGAGAGGGGGGCCGAAAAGACCATGTCTTCGAGCTCCAGGGTGAGGTAGCCGTCGTAGCCCCGGTCGGCAAGCTCCGCGAGGAACCGCTTCGCGGCCGGGTCATCTCGGATGGGGTGGTGGGGGCGCCTGTTGCCGCCGAGACCGCTGACATGGACGTTCACCGTCCGGTCCCCGCAGAGGTCGACGAACCGGAGCGCCTCGTCGGCTGAGGTCATCATGGCGTGCCCCATATCGAGGGTGAACGAAAGCCACGGCTCCCGTTCGAGCAACTCGGCCGCATCCTCCGGCGTGTAGAGCAGGGCGTTGACCCGGGGCTCCAGGTTCTCGATCGCGACCTTCACCCGCGCCTCCCCTGCCGCCTCCCGGAGCCGGGAGATGTACTCCTCGAACCGCCGGTAGTCGTAGGCGCTCGGCTGCCGTTTCGCCGTCCGCCGTCCGGGGTGGACCGTGACCACGGCGGCCCCCATCCGGTCGGCCATCCGGACGGCCTCGACGGCGTACTCGACCGAGATCGCGGCGACCCGGGGATTGATGGAGCAGGGGTTCAGGTCCAGTGTCGGGGCGTGGACGGTGATCGGGGCGAGGTCCGGATGAGCGGTGATGCACCCGGCGAGTTCGTCTTCGGGGCGGTCGCGAAGCCAGAAGTGCGGCGTCTCGACCCAGAACTCGAGGCCGTCGAGACCGGACTCGGCGACGTAATCGAAGATGTGGTCGCACGGGTATTCGTGGAAGAACATGGTCGAGACGGCGAAACGGCCCATGACACTACTTGATATAAACCATCGGTCTAATAGATTGTGATGATACTCGGCAGCCCATCTGCCGGTCCGGACCGGTTCGGCACCCCGATTCTCGCGGTCTCCGAGGTTTCGCGGCTCATCTGCGACCTCCTCGACGACGTCCGCCTTCAGGGGATCTGGGTGCGGGGGGAGGTGACCAACTACAAGGGTCACTCCTCCGGTCACCGCTATTTCTCCCTCGGCGAGAGGAACGGAAGGAGTTCCGCCCTGATCAACTGCGCCATGTGGCGCTCCTACGCCTCCGCCCTCGCGTTCGAGCCGAGGGACGGCATGGACGTCCTCGCCTGGGGGACCGTGGAGGTCTACGAGCCGCACGGGAAGTACCAGCTGATCGTCAGAGAACTCCTTCCCGCAGGCGCGGGGGAACGCCACCTCATGGTCGAGCGCTGGAAGCGGGAGCTCGAGGAGGAAGGGCTCTTTGATCCCGGGCGGAAGCGGCCCCTGCCCCTCTTCCCGCGCCGGGTCGGCGTGGTCACCTCCCCGACGGGCGCGGCGCTGCAGGACATCCTCTCGGTCGTCTCCCGTCGCTATCCGGCCGAGGTGGTCCTCTCCCCGGCGGCCGTCCAGGGCGAGGGAGCGCACCTCGAGATCGCGGAGGCGATCCGGCGGCTCGACGGCCTCGTCGACGTGATGATCGTCGGGCGCGGGGGAGGAAGTTTCGAGGACCTCTTCGCCTTCAACCACCCGGACGTCGTCAGGGCCGTCGCGGCGTGCCGGACACCGGTGATCAGTGCGGTCGGGCACGAGGTGGATACCGCCCTCTGCGACTTCGCGGCGGACCTCCGGGCCCCGACGCCGTCGGCTGCGGCGGAGCGGGCGGTGCCGAACCGGGAAGAGGTGCTCCGCGAACTCTCCGCTCACCGCGAGAGGATGGGGGCGCTCCTCTTCCACCGGGTCCACACCGCCGCAGCCGAGGTCGAGGACCTCCGGGGGCGGATGCACCCCCGGCGGCTCACCCGGAAGGTCAACGAGCGAATGCAGCGCCTCGCCGAGCACGAGGACCTGCTCCGGCGGGCGGCGACGGCGAGACTCGAGCGCGAGCGGGCTGCGCTCGCGGAGATCCGCGCGGATCTTTCGGGCAGAAACCCGCTCGCCGTCCTGGACCGGGGATACTGCATCGCCGGGTCGGGCGGGAAGGTGGCGAGGAGCGTCCGCGACCTCAGGCCGGGCGACCACGTGGTGCTGCGCTTCAGAGACGGGGCGTGCAGGGTCACCGTGGAGGAGACGACGTATGACGGATACGTTTGAAGAGAAACTGGAAGAACTCCGGAAGATTGTCCGGAGGCTGGAAGACGGCGATGCAAGCCTTGAAGAGAGCATCGCCATCTACGAGCGCGGCGCGCTCCTCGTGAAGCAGTGCGAAGACATCCTCGGCACGGCCGAGATGCGGCTCACCGAGCTCGGCCGCGATCGGTGAGGCGGTAGGACTCCGGCGGGACGGCGATCTCAAAGCGCGCACCCGTGCCCGGGATCCCGGTCTCCCGCAGGGAGAGGCCGGTGATCGCGAGGATCTCCCGGGCAAGGAAGAGGCCGAGCCCGGTCTGCCGCCCGAACCCCTGCTCGAATATCGCTTCTTTTTCCGGGTAGGGGATACCTATCCCGTCGTCCTCGTAGACGACGGTCATCCCGCTCTCCGACTCTTCGGGATAGATCCGTATCCGGGTGATGCCCCCTCCGTGCCGGAGTGAGTTCTCGATGAAGTTTGAGAAGACGCGGACGATGAGGGGGTCGGCGTAGACCTCGAGATCCCGGACCTGCACCTCGACGGCAACCCCCCCGGTCACGAGCCCCGCCGCCGCCTCGAGGGCAGCCTCCCCGACATCCTGCCAGGCCGGCGCGGAGAGGCCGATATCCTGATACTCCCCGGTGAAGGTGATGTAGCGCCGGATCTCCCGGAGGGCATCCTCCTCCCTGCGGTAATACTCGAGCAGAACCGGGTCGTCCGCCTGCTCGCGGGAGAGGTCGAGGTAGCCTGAGAGGACGTTGAGCCGGTTCAAGATATCGTGCCGGGTCACGTCCGAGAGCAGGTTGAGTTTACGGTTCGCGAGGAGGAGCGCTTCCCGCGCCATCTGCGCCTCGCTGATATCCCTGCCGACCGACTGGAACTCCGTGACGGCGCCCCCGTCGTCGAAGAAGGCGGTGTCGGTCCACTGCTGCCACCGGACCCTGCCGTCGGGCATGACGACCCGGTGCTCGATGGTGGCGGCAGGATGGGCGGGGGTGAGAGAGGTGAGGTGCTGCCGGACCCGGGCCCGGTCGTCTGCCGGGACGGCGGGGACGTAGCGCCGCCCGACGAGGTCCCCGCACGGGATCCCGATGGAACGGCAGTAGGCATCGTTTGCGAAGGTGATGGTGCCGTCGGGCGACCGGCGGTAGATCATCTCGGTCTGGCTCTCCACGACGGCACGGTACTGCTCCTCGCTCTTCCTGAGGGCCTCTTCCGCTTGCCGGCGGTCGGAGATATCGTGAATGTAGAGGGCGACCCCCTCGCGGGTGGGCAGCGCCCGCACCTCGAAGGTGTGCTCCCGGCCGCGGAAGTGGAAACTGTACTCGGCGATATCTGCCCGACCGGACTCCCGGATCTCCCGCAAAAACCCGGTGACGGCTTCGCTCTGGAGTTCAGGGAAGATGTCATAGATGCTCTTCCCGATGACCTCCTCCTCGGGGCTGCCGAGGAGGCGGACCGCGGCCCGATTCGAGGAGATGATCCGATCCTCGCGGTCGAGGGCTATGAAGGCGTCGCTGATGTTCTCGGTCAGCTCCCGGTAGCGCTCCTCGCTCTCCCGGAGCGCCTCTTCCTGCCCCGATAGATCGCAGAAGGCCCAGAGGAACTCGGGCGGGCCGCCGCCGGGGTCGGGAGCGACCCTGACCGCCACGGCGGCGGGGAAGGTGCGCCCGGCGGGGCGTGCGAACCGGAATTCCTGTGGCGGGACCTCTTCGCCCCGGACAAGGGCTGCGACCGCCGACCGGAACGCCGGGACGCACCCGGGCTCGAGGTATGCCTGGAGGGGGAACCCCTGCAGGCGGTCGGGCTCGACGCCGACCAGGGTGCCCGCCGCCCGGTTCGCCTCCAGGATGGCCCCGTCCGGCCCGGTGCAGATGCATCCGGCCGGGACCAGGGTGAACCGGTCCCGGCACCGCCGGTACCCGGCCTCGACGCTCCGGATGCCGGCGATCAGGGCGTCAACCTCGTTGTAGATCTCGACGAGGTGCGATCTCTGCAGGAGCTGGTCCCCCGCGGGGGCCGCTCTCCCGCCGGCTTCGGGCGGGCGGAGGCGGCGGTCGAGGGCCGCGAGAAGTTCGAGGAGGTCGTCGAGCGCCGGGGTGAACGGTTGCATGCCCTCCCGTTCCCCGCACCCGGATGCATAAACCTATCCCCGGCGGCCGGTGCGGGCGGGGGCTGGAGGACGCGGCCTCACGCGGAGGGGGGAGGGGGCAACCACCAGGGACTTCGCGGCCTTCGCGCCTTCGCGCCTTCGCGTGAGACTTTGTCACTCCCCTTATACTCCACCTCACGCGAAGAACGACGTTCCATCAGGAGCGGAGTTGGAGCACTGTAGGTGCGACCCGCGAAGAACGCAAAGGACAACGGTTCGCTAGAACCGTCGCGCCCTACGGACAGTCGTTCTCCGGGATCTCCGCCTCGAGCTCGACGACCAGTTCCTCCCCACGCCGGAGCGCCTCGATGAACTCCCGGGGAAGGGTCGCCGCGACGCAATCGGAGCGGATGGCCACAGTCCGGTCGGAGGCAAAGTCACTCCGCCGCCAGACGAGGTCCGCCGGGTGGTCCAGGGTGAGCGCCGCACTGCCCCGCGACCGGATCTCGACGGTCTCGCCGCCGGCGGTAAGCCTGGTCGTGAGCACCGCCCGGTCGTCGCACAGCAGCGCCTTGAGATCCGGAGCAAGATCGGCAGCACCCTTGTCGGCGGCGACGCCGATGATGCAGTCGCCCGCAAGGGTCAGCGTCTCCTCTCTCGTCACCTCAAACGTGGTCGGATGGGCTCCCCGGATCAGCGGGTGCCCCCGTGCCCGCACGATGTCCCTCGCCTTCATGCTTAATTAGGTGAGGGCTTCTATTGCTAATGAATGATTAGTATCGTCTGCCCCGTCTGTAAAGAGGAGTGCGAACACCAGGTCCTCCGTGAAGCCGCCGATCTGGTGGTGCAGTGCGCCGAGTGCGGTCAGGTCCACCGGATTCCGAAGCCCCCCGAACCCCGGATCTTCACCGTCAAGGCGATCGTGAGCCGCGAGACCGAGTCGATGGTCTGCAGCGTGGAGATGCTCGAAGACGAGGCCGTCTCCCTCGGAGACCGGATCGCCGCGGAGTGCGGCGACGAGGTGTTCGGGGTCGAGGTCACCGGCATCGAGGCCGGGGAGCGAAGGGTCTCCCACGCGAAGGCCGATGAGGTGACGACCCTCTGGACCCGGGGGATCGAGCAGGTCGTCGTGAGGGCGTCCGTCCACTCCGGGCGGACGACCATCCCCCTCTACCAGGCGGCGGACGGGGAGGATGAGTTCGCCGTCGGGGAGACCTATACGTTCGGCGGGCGGCGGATGAAGATCTCGCACATCAAACTCCGCGACGGCCCGGTCCTGCGCAAGGAAGGCTGGAAGACGTTTGCCCGCCGGATAAAGCGGATCTATGGTTACCTTGAGCGGGGCTACCGGCGGTAGCGATCCCCGGTCCCTCCTCTGACGGACTGAAGACCTCTTTTTTTACCGCCGCCTCCCCGACCTCCGGTTCTCGACGAAGGCCGGGCATGATCCCGGAAGGAGACCGTCTCCGTGGCCGGAAGCGGATCGCAGCGCCAGAGACCCCGCCTCACCGGGGCAGGGGCTCGGGCAGGTGACGCCGGACCGCAGCCTCAAGGTCTTCGCGGTGGACGAGCCCCTCCATCCGCTCCCTGACCTCGTCGTCCGCGATCACGAGGGTCGTTGGCGTCACCCGGAGATTGTACTCCTTGATGTACTGCGGGTTTTCGACGGCATTGATCTCCTCGATCTTGACACCGAGATCTCCCTCCACCTCGCGAAGGATCGGGGTCTGCTCCTCGCACCCCATGCAGCCTTCCTGGTAAAAAGTCAGTATTCTCAACGCCATATGTGTCAGGAGGCAGGAAGACTATAAAAAATAGTGGGGTGCCGTTACCCCGTTATACCATTGAGGGTGACCTCGGCGTTGCCGTAGCGGCACGTGACGATCGCCGAGTCGGAGGTCTTCTCGCTGACCTTCCAGAAACGGAGTGCGGAGGTCTGGTTGGTCTGGTTGCCGACAGGGACGCCCGACGAGACCATGAACTCGCGCAGGAAGACGTCGCCCACTTCTATCTCCGTGAAGTTAAGGCCGATCTCATCTGCGTCTTCGCGGCTCAGGGTGAGCGCAAGGTCGTTCGCCCCGGCGCCGAGGCTGACGGTCCTGGTCTCCCCGACGCGCATCCCGACAAGCCCCTGCGAGAGTGCGCCGAGCTCAAAGCCCATCAGGCCGAAGTTCGGCGCATCGGTCGGGTACACGACCGGGATCGGGACGATCTCGACGCCCTCGCTCGAGAGGGTGCCCACCGGGATCTCCAGGTTGCCCGTCAGGAAGACGAGGTTGTTCTTCTCGTACTCGCTTGCGGCGAGATTCTGGTTGGTCGTGACGAGAGGGCGCCCGTCCTCGCCGCGGATGGTATAGCCGATCAGCGCCGTGTTGCCGACCTGAGCGTTCCGCGGGGCATCAAGGAGCGGGGCCAGATACGTCCCCACCATGGCGACTGCCACGAGAAGGGCGACACCGACATAGGCCCATTTCATCCAGGGCGAGGTCTCGTCCTTCGAGGATTTCTGTTGTGTCTGTTTCATTACGGTACAATCGACTTTCGGTGAAATAAAATAGTATTGTTGCGAAGGAGCGCCGAGCCCCCGATGAAAAGATATATATGCCAATATCACTACCTTAAAGTTAGCCAGGGCGACCCGCTCGCCCGGGGCCATATCAATCGGGAGAAGTGATTACGATGACAAGAATTGAACGAGGACCGTATCGCTCCATATGGCAGGACTTCGACGACCTTATGGCCGAGATGGAGAGCAGGTTCCAGTCCATGATCGGGGGAATCGGCGCACGGGGGGAGGAGGTCAGGGGCCGGATCGTCCCGGCAGTCCGTGACTTCCGTGTGGACGTCCGGGACCACGAGGACGAGGTGATCGTCGTTGCCGATCTCCCCGGCGTCGAGAAGGAGAACGTCGCCGTCCGGCTCATCGACCCCCAGCACCTGGAGATCGTGAGCATCCGGAGCGGCCAGACCGAGGAGGAGGCAAGGGATTTCTTCATGCGGGAACGGGTCTACGGCCAGATGAGCCGGACGGTCATGCTCCCCGCGGAGGTGAACGAGGAGGGCGCCGCCGCCTCGTTCAAGAACGGGGTGCTCGAGGTCCGGCTGAAGAAGGCACCCGTCGAGACCGGGACGACAATCCCGATCGAGTAACTTTTTTTCCTATTCCTCGCGAATTCCGACCGAACAATTCATGTCGAGCCAGTGTGACACTATCATGATGGATAAGAAGCGGGTCAAAGACTACATGACCTACGACGTCGTCACCGTCAACGCTCACGGAACAGTCCGGGATGTCATCGAAGCCATGAAGAAGACGCACCACGACGGCTTCCCGGTGGTGGAGGACAACTCGAAAGAGGTGGTGGGCTACATCGCGGCGCGGGACCTCCTCTTCGCCCACCCCGCAACACCGATCGAGCAGGTGATGTCCCGCCACCTCATCGTCGCCGACCCGGACATGAGCGTGAACGATGCGGCCCGCGTCATCTTCCGCTCAGGCATCCAGAAACTCCCGGTCGTCAACGACAAGAACGAGCTCATCGGGATCATGTCGAACGCCGACGTCATCCGGTCCCAGATCGAGCACGTCTCGCCGGAGAAGGTCTTCAAGTTCATCGAGACCTTAAAGAAACTTTACGGGGTCGAGCCGGCCCTCCGGCGGGGGTCGGTCCCGATCAACGAACTCCTGCCCACCCAGTCAAAGATCTACGAGGACGAACTGGAGGGGAGGATGTACGAGATAAAGAAAGGGCTCGCCGAACCCCTGATCGTGGTCCGCCGACCGGGCCGCTGGATCCTGGTCGACGGGCACCACCGGGCGATCGCGGCTAAAAGGCTCGGGATCAAGAACCTCGACGCCTACATCATCGAGGTCAGGGAGAACATCGAGCTCGGAATGGAGCGGACGGCAAAGACCCTGAACCTCAATACGCTCGACGACATCAAGGTGCTCGATTACGCCCGCCACCCGCTCGTCGCGCTGACGCACCGGCTTGTCAGGCACGGGTGAACAGATCCTTTTTTTTCACGGGGAGAGCTACCCCGGACTTTCACCTACAGTCCGCGTATATAGTCCCATCTGGCTACCAGGGCGGGTAGAAGAGAGGGTGGGTGCTGGCGCCCCACCCGCTGAAGAGAGAGAGAGCCCGGCCCTTACGACCCTTCGATCCGGGTGTCGAAGTCCTCGTTCAAGACATGCTCTTTGACGACCGTCCCCTCCGGAATGATCACCTCAGGCCAGAGCCGGGTTCCCGAGTGGACGACCACGCCGTTCTTCAGGACCGCGTGCGGCCCGATGACCGTGTCGTGCTCGATGTTGCACCCGCTGCCGATGAGCGTGTCGTTGTCGATGATGCTCCCGCTGACGGTGCTCTCCCTGCCGATCACCACCCGGTTGTAGATGGACGAGGAGAAGATCTTCGCGCCGTTCTTGATGATGCACCCCTCCCCGATGCTCGTATACGGCCCGATGATGACGTTCTCCTCGATGATCGTCCCGGCGCCGATCGAGACCGGCCCGATCACCCGCGAGTTCGCGGCGATCGAGACCGAACTCCCGATCTGGGCGGGGCCGAGGATCCGGGCGCCCTTGATGTAGAGGTCGCCGGAGATGTTCGTGAACCCGATGTTCTGCAGCTTCCACCGCTCCGCCTCGCGGAGCGACCGGGGGCTCCCCACGTCGGACCAGTTGCCGCGGGCGAGCCAGGCTTTCAGGGCGTAGCCCTTCTCCATCAACTCGGGGAAGAGGTTCCGGGCGAAGTCGAACTTCTCGCCGGAGGGTATGTGGTCGAAGATCTCCGGGTTGCAGACGTACATCCCGGTGCTTGCGAGGTTCGAGAAGATCTCGCCCGGACTCGGCTTCTCCTTGAACCTCTTGATATGGTAGTTCGCGTCGATCTCGGCGATCCCGTATTCGGTGGGGTCGTCGATGCTGATGAGGCCGATCGTGGTGATCGAGTCGTTCGCCAGGTGCTCGCGGTAGAACTCGAGCAGGTTCAACCCCACGACGTGGTCGCCGCCGACGACCAGGAACGGCTGCTCCTCGAGGTACTTCTGGGCGTTCTTGACGCTCCCCGCCGTCCCGAGTTTCGTCTTCTCGTGGACGTAGGTGACGTTGACCCCGAAGAGCGACCCGTCTCCGAGAGCCGCCTCGATGGCATCGCTCATGTAGCCGAGCGTGACGACCACGTCGTTGAACCCGAGGTTCGCGAGGTGTGAGACCAGATGCTGGATCGAGGGTTTGTTGACAATCGGGATACAGGGCTTGGGACGCCCGAATGTGAGGGGGCGGAGCCGTGTGCCCTCCCCTCCGCACATTATGCACACCTTCATAGCTCTCCGTTGTCCGCGTATCGATTTAACATTTGGGGGTGACCCGGTATGCTCTCCCGAACCTTTATTCTCTGTTGCAGAGAGAGTCTACAGGGAAGATGACCGCGTTTGAATGTACGCTCTGCGGGAAGTGCTGCATGAACGCAGGCGGCCACCTGATCGAGATCGAAAAAAGGCTCACCGGGCGGGACTTTCTCTGCCGGCAGAAGATCGTCGGCGGCACGTTCCGTGCCCGGGTCGAGGACCGGTTCGTCGACGCGTTTAAGGACACCACCGAGAGCAGCAGGCACCAGACCTGGTGCCCGTTCCTCCGGCCTCTCCCGGGGAAGGAGGGGAAGTACGGCTGCACCATCCACAACAGCCGCCCCTACATCTGCCGGTCCTACGCCTGCTGCACCATGCGGATCTTTGCCGGCGACGGCCGGGAGGTCGGGAAGGTGCAGGGGAGGAGGAGCCTCGTCACCGAGGACGACACCCTCCGCCGGTGCTGGGACGAATCGGTCGCACCGCTCGGGACCGACGACGATATCGCCTGGCGGGCCGAGGTCGCCGGGATCCTCGGCCGTGCCGGCTACCGGGTCGAGGCCTATGAGTGAGGTACGGCGCCTCCCGGTCGTCCGCGGCCGGGTGGAGTGCACCCCCGGCGGGGCCGTAACCGTCGACCGGTGCGGATTCTGCGTCCACTCCGCCCGCGTCGTGGTCAGAGGAAAGGAACTGCCCTCACCGGCACGGGCCTACTGTAGCCGTTGCCGGGACGCGGAGCGGGTCGATATGGAGAAGGTCGAAGCGGTCGTCTGCGACGACCAGTCCGGCGAGGGGTTCCGAAGCATCGCGAATATCATCAGTTGAGCGGACTCTGCGGCAGTACTTCATCCAAGAACATACCCGGTCCTCAATGCAGTTTGGCGCAGTAGATTCCGGATCAGCCTGTCATCTCACGCGAAGCCGCGAAGAGCGCGAAGGGAAGTAACCAGCAGATCCTCGGTCTTCGCGGCTTCGCGCCTTCGCGTGAGGTAACGAGGCATGGCCTGTCCTGGAGAGCGGCATCCCCCAATCCAGGAGAGGAATCAGCCGCTGGAGATCAGACCTCTGAAAAATGGTCTTTCCAGAGCAGGTTGAGCGGACTATTTCCGCCAGAACTCCCAGGGATGCTTGGTCTGGAACGGAACGCCCTTCGCCTCCTTGTTCCAGTCGGTCTCGATGGTATGGTGGACCAGCCGCACCTCGTTCCTGAGCTCGGTGAGGACCTCTTTGACGTCCTCGATCTCCTTGAGAAGCCGGTTCAGTTCCTCAAACGAGCGCTGCTGCCGGACCATCACCGTCCCGTTATCCTGGCGGCTGGCAAGACCGGCCTCGATCAGCTCGAGGATAGCTTCATTCCGGTCGAACGCGTGATCCCGGGCAAACTGGTCGATCTGCTCCATCAGGTCGGGATCGAGCGCAAACGAACATCTCATCACCATGGTCCATCTACTTCCCGTGTAATTGGATTTCCCTGCTGATTATAATGTCTATCGCTCCGGGAGCCGTCAGGGCGGCAAAAGACGGCATCCGCTCCCGGCAGAACCGCCACGAATCCGGCAAAAAAAGAGCT encodes:
- a CDS encoding NDP-sugar synthase gives rise to the protein MKVCIMCGGEGTRLRPLTFGRPKPCIPIVNKPSIQHLVSHLANLGFNDVVVTLGYMSDAIEAALGDGSLFGVNVTYVHEKTKLGTAGSVKNAQKYLEEQPFLVVGGDHVVGLNLLEFYREHLANDSITTIGLISIDDPTEYGIAEIDANYHIKRFKEKPSPGEIFSNLASTGMYVCNPEIFDHIPSGEKFDFARNLFPELMEKGYALKAWLARGNWSDVGSPRSLREAERWKLQNIGFTNISGDLYIKGARILGPAQIGSSVSIAANSRVIGPVSIGAGTIIEENVIIGPYTSIGEGCIIKNGAKIFSSSIYNRVVIGRESTVSGSIIDNDTLIGSGCNIEHDTVIGPHAVLKNGVVVHSGTRLWPEVIIPEGTVVKEHVLNEDFDTRIEGS
- a CDS encoding YkgJ family cysteine cluster protein, with translation MTAFECTLCGKCCMNAGGHLIEIEKRLTGRDFLCRQKIVGGTFRARVEDRFVDAFKDTTESSRHQTWCPFLRPLPGKEGKYGCTIHNSRPYICRSYACCTMRIFAGDGREVGKVQGRRSLVTEDDTLRRCWDESVAPLGTDDDIAWRAEVAGILGRAGYRVEAYE
- a CDS encoding type II secretion system protein E produces the protein MVMRCSFALDPDLMEQIDQFARDHAFDRNEAILELIEAGLASRQDNGTVMVRQQRSFEELNRLLKEIEDVKEVLTELRNEVRLVHHTIETDWNKEAKGVPFQTKHPWEFWRK